The Diospyros lotus cultivar Yz01 chromosome 15, ASM1463336v1, whole genome shotgun sequence genome has a window encoding:
- the LOC127791339 gene encoding putative pentatricopeptide repeat-containing protein At1g53330, whose amino-acid sequence MEKLRKLSPFRLDSLLRLQKDPKLALQIFLNPNERSVPNPKPFRYSLRSYDIIITKLGGAKMFDEMERVVQKLKQETRFVPKEIIFCNVITFYGRARLPNLALRTFDQMPSFGCQRTVKSVNTLLNALLACREFEKMGEVFVGIEEHAAPDACTYNILINACCRCNDLGGAWNVFDEMLKKRIRPNVVTFGTLINGLCVNFKLSEALRLKEDMERVFRVKPNGFVYSSLIKGLCKADELNLAFKVKDEMLKRRLEFDLSVYPSLISALFKVGRKGDVNGLLEEIKQNGCKPDIMTYNAMIYGFCQDENFDAAFGILSEMENKGCKPDIISYNVIIGGLCRVRNLTEANDLFEDMPRRKCAPDVVTYRILFDGLHDGMQLKEASLILDEMIFKGYSPHAASVMRFVDRVCQGDNLKLMRTVLNSLGSGNLIDADTWRMVVPVVCKIDRLSIAYKLVDTLVIQ is encoded by the coding sequence ATGGAGAAACTGAGGAAGCTGTCGCCTTTCAGACTCGACTCTCTTCTCCGTCTCCAAAAGGATCCCAAACTCGCCCTCCAAATCTTCCTAAACCCTAACGAGAGATCTGTTCCTAACCCTAAACCCTTCCGTTACTCTCTTCGCTCCTACGACATCATCATCACCAAGCTCGGCGGAGCCAAGATGTTCGACGAAATGGAACGAGTGGTCCAAAAGTTGAAGCAGGAGACCCGCTTTGTTCCCAAGGAAATCATCTTCTGTAACGTCATCACCTTTTACGGCCGTGCTCGCTTGCCCAACCTAGCTCTCCGGACGTTTGATCAAATGCCGTCTTTTGGGTGCCAGAGAACCGTGAAATCCGTGAATACCCTCTTGAATGCGCTCTTAGCTTGCCGGGAATTTGAGAAAATGGGAGAAGTTTTTGTGGGTATTGAGGAACATGCGGCCCCGGATGCTTGCACTTATAATATATTGATTAATGCTTGCTGCCGGTGTAATGATCTGGGCGGTGCTTGGAATGTGTTCGATGAAATGCTAAAGAAGAGAATTCGGCCAAATGTGGTGACATTTGGGACCTTGATTAATGGACTGTGTGTGAATTTCAAATTAAGTGAAGCTTTAAGGTTGAAAGAAGATATGGAGAGAGTTTTTAGAGTAAAGCCCAATGGTTTTGTTTATTCTTCATTGATTAAAGGGCTTTGTAAGGCGGATGAATTGAATTTGGCTTTTAAGGTTAAGGATGAAATGTTGAAACGTAGACTGGAGTTCGATTTGTCAGTTTATCCTTCCTTAATTAGTGCACTGTTTAAGGTTGGTCGCAAAGGAGATGTCAATGGACTTCTGgaggaaataaaacaaaatggtTGCAAGCCTGATATCATGACTTATAATGCAATGATATATGGATTTTGCcaagatgaaaattttgatgcTGCATTTGGTATTTTAAGCGAGATGGAAAACAAGGGATGTAAGCCTGATATTATTAGTTACAATGTCATTATTGGTGGGCTTTGCAGGGTGAGAAATTTGACAGAAGCAAATGATTTATTTGAAGATATGCCAAGGAGGAAATGTGCCCCTGATGTAGTAACGTATCGGATACTATTTGATGGGCTTCATGATGGGATGCAGCTCAAGGAAGCATCACTTATTTTGGATGAGATGATTTTCAAAGGTTATTCACCTCATGCTGCAAGTGTGATGCGTTTTGTTGATAGGGTTTGCCAGggtgataatttaaaattgatgCGGACAGTTCTGAACAGTTTGGGAAGTGGAAATTTAATTGATGCAGACACATGGAGAATGGTTGTTCCCGTGGTGTGCAAAATTGACAGGCTTTCAATTGCCTACAAGCTTGTAGATACCTTGGTGATTCAATAA